A stretch of Flavobacterium sp. N1994 DNA encodes these proteins:
- a CDS encoding pyridoxal-phosphate dependent enzyme: MKYAENILGTIGNTPLVKLNKVVEGIDALVLAKVETFNPGNSTKDRMALKMVEDAEADGRLKPGGTIIEGTSGNTGMGLALAAIVKGYKCIFVITDKQSKEKMDILRAVGAKVIVCPTDVEPTDPRSYYSVSKRLGTEIPNSWYVNQYDNPSNAIAHYEQTGPEIWEQTDGKVTHFVVGVGTGGTISGIGKYLKEKNPNIKIWGIDTYGSVFKKYHETGIFDENEIYSYITEGIGEDILPKNVDFSLIDGFTKVTDKDAAVYTRKIALEEGIFVGNSAGSCVKGLHQLKEHFTKDDVVVVLFHDSGSRYVGKMFNDDWMRERGFLDEEITKAEDVIKDHKDKPLVVVRTEELVSHAIERLKKYNISQIPVIDTTGFVGSLDETDLFRSYVEDRNIADKPIREIMGKPYPIVSANAPIEEISKLINKDNQAVLVDLGNGKHHIITKHDIISSIK; the protein is encoded by the coding sequence ATGAAATACGCAGAAAACATACTAGGAACTATTGGTAACACTCCTTTAGTAAAACTAAACAAAGTAGTAGAAGGAATCGACGCCTTGGTTTTGGCCAAAGTAGAAACCTTTAATCCAGGCAATTCCACAAAAGATAGAATGGCACTCAAAATGGTAGAAGATGCCGAAGCCGATGGAAGATTAAAACCAGGCGGAACCATCATCGAAGGAACTTCAGGAAATACCGGAATGGGATTAGCTCTTGCTGCTATTGTAAAAGGATACAAATGTATTTTTGTAATCACCGACAAACAATCCAAAGAGAAAATGGATATTCTTCGTGCTGTAGGTGCTAAAGTTATCGTTTGTCCTACGGATGTAGAGCCAACCGACCCACGTTCGTATTATTCTGTATCCAAAAGATTAGGAACTGAAATTCCAAATTCTTGGTATGTAAATCAATACGATAATCCATCCAATGCTATTGCACATTACGAACAAACCGGTCCAGAAATTTGGGAACAAACAGACGGAAAAGTGACACATTTTGTGGTTGGAGTAGGAACAGGAGGGACCATTTCAGGAATCGGAAAATATTTGAAAGAGAAAAATCCAAACATTAAAATTTGGGGAATAGACACTTACGGCTCAGTATTTAAAAAATACCACGAAACTGGAATTTTTGACGAAAATGAAATCTATTCTTATATCACTGAAGGAATAGGAGAAGACATTCTTCCAAAAAATGTAGACTTTTCTTTAATAGATGGTTTTACCAAAGTAACCGATAAAGATGCTGCCGTTTATACTCGAAAAATTGCTTTAGAAGAAGGAATATTTGTGGGGAATTCTGCTGGTTCTTGTGTGAAAGGATTGCACCAGTTAAAAGAACATTTCACCAAAGATGATGTGGTAGTGGTTTTATTTCACGATTCAGGAAGCCGTTATGTGGGCAAAATGTTTAATGATGATTGGATGCGCGAAAGAGGATTCTTAGATGAAGAAATAACAAAAGCAGAAGATGTTATCAAAGATCACAAAGACAAACCACTGGTTGTGGTTCGCACTGAAGAATTAGTTTCTCATGCGATTGAGCGTCTAAAAAAATATAATATTTCTCAGATACCAGTAATAGATACCACAGGTTTTGTGGGTAGTTTAGATGAAACGGATTTGTTCAGAAGTTACGTAGAAGACCGAAACATAGCGGATAAACCTATTAGAGAAATCATGGGGAAACCTTATCCGATAGTAAGCGCCAATGCACCTATTGAGGAAATCTCCAAACTAATCAATAAAGATAATCAAGCGGTTTTAGTTGATTTAGGAAACGGAAAACACCATATCATTACGAAACACGATATTATCAGTTCGATAAAGTAA
- a CDS encoding M4 family metallopeptidase: protein MKKQHLGLLFFLFFSLLLNAQNRFKENEPFQKTVKFTVNISKEEAINYFVTKLGLDSNTSFTSSKETSDESGLTHQRHQQFYKGIKVQFGTLITHVKSGNAVSINAELYNASSLNLVPTLNPQEAFNKALLDIHATKYLWEDQGQSQIVNYQKPQGELVIFPIIKTGEVKLAYKYDIYTIVPVSRQEVFVDAHDGQILFKNPIIKHATNITIQNNDSFEINKLETLITGNANTKYSGLRSIETRFDTPLNQYVLNDLTRGSQIVTYNCERVVNTYQNVHFKDNDNNWTLAEHANAFFDNAAQDAHWGAEMTYDFWKTTFNRNGFDDNNGLIKSYVHFKQTTANLNNAYWNGSFMTYGDGSSRPFTSIDICGHEIGHAICTYTADLAYQNHSGAMNEGFSDIWGACIEHYGRTGSLTGTPVANVWKIGEDTTAGGTGFRSMATPLTFGDPDTFRGTNWVVTAEDGSCTPTTANDHCGVHANSGVMNHWFYILTAGASGTNNAPIAERDTYNVTGIGMVKSSKIAYYTERDYLTPNSNFYDAREFSIVVANNLYCSSGPEVIAVTNAWFAVNIGINYATILNDVSLDSIPSNNSINCGVTSVSPTIYFKNLGTNPITTVTISYNIDGGSSTNLVWNGNLATCSTGSQQITVNTASLSVGAHLLNFTTTVPGDIFSSNNSKSTYIFVNQSGVVNQVNGFESSTDNLLASDEVVSPTPLWQRGILSKVNLTSAVADNSTVYATGLTDVYTSNTKSYLTSRCYDLSQIANPILKFDMAFDLQYSGDILYMQYSTDGGNTWSLLGTPSDPNWYTANTGCSFCVGGEWTGDAGSTNGSGTTNGTKRLYSYNLSSFGSLSTTPQTNALFRFVFQSDSQDNYDGAFIDNFVIETGGLSNQDFSSNTISVYPNPAGNILNYNIQSNMALSAIKINDISGKEVYNTTSPSMTAIDISSLASGVYFVTFKSDANSVTKKFIKQ, encoded by the coding sequence ATGAAAAAGCAGCATTTGGGTTTATTATTTTTTCTTTTCTTTTCTCTCCTATTAAATGCACAGAATAGATTTAAAGAAAATGAACCCTTTCAAAAAACAGTAAAGTTTACTGTAAATATTTCAAAAGAAGAAGCTATTAACTATTTTGTTACTAAGCTAGGATTAGATTCTAATACTTCTTTTACCTCTAGCAAAGAGACATCAGATGAAAGTGGTTTGACTCACCAAAGACACCAACAATTTTATAAAGGAATTAAAGTACAATTTGGAACATTAATAACCCATGTTAAATCTGGTAATGCTGTTTCAATTAACGCAGAATTATATAATGCATCCTCATTAAATTTGGTTCCAACTTTAAATCCTCAAGAAGCTTTCAATAAAGCATTATTAGATATTCATGCAACAAAATATTTATGGGAAGATCAAGGGCAATCACAAATTGTCAATTATCAAAAACCTCAAGGAGAGTTAGTGATTTTTCCAATCATTAAAACAGGAGAAGTTAAATTAGCCTATAAATATGATATTTATACTATTGTCCCAGTTTCTAGACAAGAAGTTTTTGTTGACGCTCATGATGGGCAAATACTGTTTAAAAACCCAATTATCAAGCATGCTACTAACATAACTATTCAAAATAATGATAGTTTTGAAATAAACAAGTTAGAGACTTTAATTACGGGTAATGCCAATACAAAATATAGCGGATTAAGAAGTATTGAAACTAGATTTGATACGCCACTGAATCAATATGTTTTAAATGATTTAACTAGAGGTTCTCAAATTGTAACTTACAACTGTGAAAGGGTTGTTAATACGTATCAAAATGTCCATTTTAAGGATAATGATAATAATTGGACTTTGGCGGAACATGCTAATGCTTTTTTTGATAATGCTGCTCAAGATGCTCATTGGGGTGCTGAAATGACTTATGATTTTTGGAAGACTACTTTTAACAGAAATGGTTTTGATGATAATAATGGATTGATTAAAAGTTATGTACACTTTAAACAAACTACTGCAAACTTAAATAACGCATATTGGAATGGCTCATTTATGACTTATGGAGATGGTAGTTCAAGACCTTTTACTTCAATAGATATTTGCGGACATGAAATCGGACACGCGATTTGTACTTATACAGCAGATTTAGCCTATCAAAATCATTCTGGAGCTATGAACGAAGGATTCTCTGATATTTGGGGAGCTTGTATTGAGCATTATGGAAGAACAGGTTCTTTAACTGGAACTCCAGTAGCAAATGTTTGGAAAATAGGAGAGGATACTACTGCCGGTGGGACTGGATTTAGATCGATGGCGACACCACTTACTTTTGGTGATCCTGATACCTTTCGCGGAACCAATTGGGTTGTAACTGCAGAAGATGGTAGTTGTACTCCAACCACTGCAAATGATCATTGTGGGGTACATGCTAATAGTGGTGTTATGAATCATTGGTTTTATATATTGACAGCTGGAGCATCTGGAACAAATAATGCTCCAATTGCAGAAAGAGATACTTATAATGTTACTGGAATAGGAATGGTAAAATCTTCTAAAATTGCTTATTATACAGAAAGAGATTATTTGACACCAAACTCTAATTTTTATGATGCTAGAGAATTTTCAATAGTGGTTGCTAATAATTTATATTGTTCAAGCGGGCCAGAAGTTATTGCGGTAACTAATGCTTGGTTTGCTGTGAATATTGGAATAAATTATGCAACGATTCTTAATGATGTTAGTTTAGATAGCATTCCTTCAAATAATTCTATAAACTGTGGTGTTACCAGCGTTTCTCCTACTATTTACTTCAAAAATTTAGGAACAAATCCAATTACAACGGTTACGATATCCTATAATATAGATGGAGGTTCAAGTACTAATTTGGTTTGGAATGGTAATTTAGCCACTTGTTCTACAGGTAGTCAACAAATAACGGTAAATACTGCTTCATTGTCAGTTGGAGCTCATTTATTAAATTTTACAACTACTGTTCCTGGAGATATATTTAGCTCCAATAATTCTAAATCAACCTATATTTTTGTAAATCAATCTGGAGTTGTAAATCAAGTTAATGGTTTTGAATCTTCAACAGATAATTTGTTAGCTTCTGATGAAGTAGTCTCACCAACACCTTTATGGCAAAGAGGTATTTTGAGTAAGGTTAATTTAACTAGTGCTGTTGCAGATAATTCTACTGTGTATGCTACGGGATTAACGGATGTATATACAAGTAATACTAAATCGTATTTAACATCAAGATGCTATGATTTGTCACAAATAGCCAACCCTATTTTAAAGTTTGATATGGCATTTGATTTGCAGTATAGTGGTGATATTTTATATATGCAATATTCTACAGATGGAGGAAATACTTGGAGTTTATTAGGTACTCCATCTGATCCTAATTGGTATACGGCTAATACAGGATGTTCGTTTTGTGTAGGAGGTGAATGGACTGGTGATGCAGGCAGTACCAATGGTAGCGGTACAACAAATGGAACTAAACGTTTATACAGTTATAATCTTTCTTCATTTGGATCATTATCTACTACTCCACAAACGAATGCTTTATTCCGATTTGTATTTCAATCAGATTCCCAAGACAATTATGATGGGGCTTTCATAGATAATTTTGTTATTGAGACTGGTGGATTAAGTAATCAAGATTTTTCTTCTAATACGATTAGTGTTTATCCTAATCCAGCAGGAAACATTCTGAATTATAATATCCAAAGTAATATGGCACTCTCTGCTATAAAAATAAATGATATTTCGGGTAAAGAAGTTTATAATACTACAAGTCCATCGATGACAGCAATTGATATTTCGAGCTTAGCATCAGGAGTGTATTTCGTTACCTTTAAATCAGATGCCAACTCTGTTACCAAAAAATTTATTAAGCAATAA
- a CDS encoding PspC domain-containing protein: MSPVIQLKYFFEKHGFHVSSRLADKLGMRASNVRLFFIYITFVTAGLWFGVYLTLAFWIRLKDLIRGKRTSVFDL; encoded by the coding sequence ATGTCACCCGTTATCCAACTGAAATATTTTTTTGAAAAACATGGTTTCCACGTTTCTTCCCGCTTAGCAGATAAGCTTGGAATGCGTGCTTCTAATGTTCGCCTGTTTTTTATTTATATCACTTTTGTAACGGCGGGTTTATGGTTTGGAGTTTACTTGACTTTAGCTTTTTGGATTCGATTAAAAGATTTAATCCGAGGAAAACGAACCTCTGTTTTTGATTTGTAA
- a CDS encoding putative porin, which produces MKNVVIVFFLLICSTAFTQVKKTDDSKQGNVIGGVVKSAPKAAYNQYRIITLEKDTTYVDTSLTIKKEYEYNYLRKDIFGLLPFANEGQTYAVLDYGLKNVTAFPEIGYSGKQFNYLGVHDIKYYSVATPVTELYFKTVMEQGQNVDAFITVNTSERFNMSVAFKGLRSIGKYINQLSSTGNFRFTASYNTLNKRYYLNFHFTGQDFLNGENGGITTPDNFESGDGAYSNRARLEVYLTDAQTFMKGKRTFFDHNFRINPKKGDNNLYLTHQFNYENKFFEYNQKTVPSTVNGTTVYRFGDSYVTSNIVDHNRYNRMYNKVGAIYENALLGKFQFFVEDFRYNYYFDKVLILNSGIIPSSLNDRINTVGGQYDYRKNKWNGTFTYSNSISNQPMSNIEAKLKYKLNEKNEFTFQYQLLSKIPDHIYDLHQSSYVGYNWSNDFKNEKINKIEAIAKTQWFDAALQVSSMKDHLYFSNDAINPQQQIISPKQYDNVINYLSIKVSREFKWWKLALDNTLLYQQVDQKEDIVNVPKIVTRNSLYFTNYYFKKALYLQTGFIFNYFTKYYINDYNPVVAEAFVQNQKKVGDFPMIDFFINARIRQTRIFLKAEHFNSKMTGSDFYTAPNYPYRDFIVRFGIVWNFFQ; this is translated from the coding sequence ATGAAAAACGTAGTCATTGTATTTTTTTTATTGATATGCTCAACAGCCTTTACACAAGTAAAAAAGACTGATGATTCAAAGCAAGGTAACGTTATTGGCGGAGTGGTAAAGTCAGCGCCAAAAGCAGCTTACAATCAATATAGAATTATTACTTTGGAAAAAGATACTACGTATGTAGATACTTCTTTGACTATTAAAAAAGAATATGAATACAATTATTTAAGAAAAGATATCTTTGGCTTACTTCCCTTTGCTAACGAAGGGCAAACCTATGCTGTTTTAGATTATGGATTGAAAAATGTAACTGCCTTTCCTGAAATTGGGTATTCAGGTAAACAATTTAACTATTTAGGAGTTCATGATATTAAGTATTATTCTGTTGCAACTCCGGTAACCGAGTTGTATTTTAAAACCGTAATGGAGCAAGGACAAAACGTTGATGCTTTTATTACAGTTAATACTTCGGAACGATTTAACATGTCAGTTGCTTTCAAAGGATTGCGCTCCATTGGGAAATATATCAACCAACTTTCTAGCACAGGTAATTTTAGATTCACCGCCAGCTATAATACTTTGAACAAAAGATATTATTTAAATTTCCATTTCACAGGACAAGATTTTCTCAATGGTGAAAATGGTGGAATTACAACTCCTGACAATTTTGAAAGTGGAGATGGAGCCTACTCCAATCGTGCTAGATTAGAAGTTTATCTCACCGATGCCCAAACCTTTATGAAAGGAAAACGAACATTCTTTGATCATAATTTTCGCATCAATCCCAAAAAAGGAGATAATAATTTATACTTAACGCACCAATTCAATTACGAAAACAAATTTTTTGAGTACAATCAAAAGACAGTGCCTTCTACTGTTAATGGTACAACAGTTTATCGTTTTGGAGATTCTTATGTTACTAGTAATATAGTAGACCATAACCGTTACAATAGAATGTACAATAAAGTGGGGGCTATATATGAAAATGCACTACTTGGTAAATTTCAGTTCTTCGTCGAGGATTTTAGATACAACTACTATTTTGATAAGGTGCTTATCTTGAACTCTGGAATCATTCCAAGTTCCTTAAATGACAGAATCAACACCGTTGGCGGGCAATACGATTACAGAAAAAATAAATGGAACGGAACCTTTACTTACTCCAACTCCATTTCAAATCAACCCATGTCCAACATTGAGGCCAAGTTAAAATATAAACTCAATGAGAAGAACGAATTTACTTTTCAATACCAACTGTTAAGTAAAATTCCAGATCATATTTATGATTTGCACCAAAGTAGTTACGTAGGGTACAATTGGTCCAACGATTTTAAAAATGAAAAAATAAATAAGATTGAAGCTATTGCTAAAACGCAATGGTTTGATGCAGCCTTACAAGTAAGTTCCATGAAAGACCACTTGTATTTCAGCAACGATGCCATCAATCCACAACAACAGATTATTTCGCCAAAACAATACGACAATGTCATTAATTATTTATCAATAAAAGTAAGCCGTGAGTTCAAATGGTGGAAATTAGCTTTAGATAACACCTTGCTTTACCAGCAAGTAGACCAAAAAGAGGACATCGTCAATGTGCCGAAAATTGTCACCAGAAATTCCTTGTATTTTACCAATTACTATTTCAAAAAAGCCTTGTATCTCCAAACAGGTTTCATCTTTAATTATTTTACAAAATACTACATCAACGATTATAACCCAGTTGTGGCCGAAGCTTTTGTTCAAAATCAGAAAAAAGTGGGCGACTTTCCAATGATAGATTTCTTCATCAATGCCAGAATTCGTCAAACTAGAATATTCCTGAAAGCAGAACATTTTAATTCCAAAATGACGGGAAGCGATTTTTACACCGCTCCTAATTATCCATACCGTGATTTCATTGTCCGATTTGGTATCGTATGGAATTTTTTCCAATAG
- a CDS encoding GLPGLI family protein, with protein MKKLLISILLFVFGSSFSQNYKITYLKSSNGTLIDGQDPIWVFINANETQITSQSISNGKAIYPFEQTIVDRRSNSFSQIAVLNSSSTICSKDSLSLAKQSFEYLNDTKKILGYNCKKAKTIVNSNTVELWYTNDINIKGAPTPLGQNLGLVLELNRNGNFVIAATKVEKIKSLPVIQKAKQTIDLLTYKDLLWKSRFTTIPVFKNQIINFSDASKSNDSILRFANGTIAVRKIKIPEIKLGSQIFVDVSEQSNGDAYDRTGSFFMIPTDKATSFLDGLKNGVKTLPIYNNGNGKDYQGIVATENYNPIVELMRFYTPFGVKQYNTLQLKDKTWAENVLYRQDVSDLRTELSNQEVWIGIFIGNYDKGGHKISANITIHLEEETKVIATHIVPLFCTNNIMEMAGQEYGTMFNNDKGLAVTFNLEKPMKNCKLRYITTGHGGWENGDEFVPKKNTIYLDGKETFSFTPWRQDCGSYRLYNPASGNFPNGLSSSDYSRANWCPGTVTNPVFIDLGNLEAGNHSLQIKIPQGLPEGTSFSSWNVSGILIGE; from the coding sequence ATGAAAAAGTTACTTATTTCTATTTTACTGTTTGTTTTTGGAAGTTCTTTTTCCCAAAACTATAAAATCACTTATCTAAAAAGCTCCAACGGAACTTTGATTGATGGACAAGATCCGATTTGGGTTTTTATCAATGCCAATGAAACGCAAATAACCTCACAAAGCATCTCGAATGGTAAAGCAATTTATCCTTTTGAACAAACTATCGTTGATAGAAGATCCAATTCATTTAGTCAAATTGCGGTTTTGAATTCATCATCAACTATCTGTTCGAAAGACAGTCTTTCACTCGCGAAACAAAGTTTTGAATATTTAAATGACACTAAAAAAATATTAGGGTACAATTGCAAAAAAGCCAAAACGATTGTCAATTCAAACACTGTCGAACTTTGGTACACAAATGACATCAACATAAAAGGAGCCCCTACACCACTTGGTCAAAATTTAGGATTAGTATTAGAACTAAATCGCAACGGTAACTTTGTTATAGCTGCCACTAAAGTAGAAAAGATAAAATCATTACCTGTTATCCAAAAAGCGAAACAAACCATTGACTTACTGACTTATAAAGATTTACTCTGGAAAAGTCGATTCACGACAATTCCCGTTTTCAAAAACCAAATCATAAACTTTTCTGATGCCTCAAAATCCAACGACAGTATCCTTCGCTTTGCCAATGGAACCATAGCCGTGAGAAAAATCAAAATTCCTGAAATCAAATTAGGCAGTCAGATTTTTGTAGATGTTTCGGAACAATCCAATGGTGATGCCTATGATAGAACCGGGTCTTTTTTTATGATTCCAACTGATAAAGCCACTTCATTTTTAGATGGTTTAAAAAACGGAGTGAAAACATTGCCTATTTATAACAACGGAAATGGCAAAGATTATCAAGGAATTGTTGCAACAGAAAACTATAATCCCATTGTTGAATTGATGCGGTTTTATACACCCTTCGGAGTGAAGCAATACAATACATTACAACTGAAAGATAAAACTTGGGCAGAAAATGTTTTGTATCGTCAGGATGTTTCCGATTTGAGAACAGAATTAAGTAATCAAGAAGTTTGGATCGGCATTTTCATTGGCAATTATGATAAAGGAGGTCACAAAATTTCAGCCAATATTACTATTCATCTTGAGGAGGAAACTAAAGTAATAGCAACGCATATTGTCCCCCTTTTCTGCACTAACAACATTATGGAAATGGCAGGTCAAGAATATGGAACCATGTTCAATAATGATAAAGGTTTGGCAGTGACTTTCAATTTAGAGAAACCTATGAAAAACTGTAAACTTCGTTATATAACTACCGGCCATGGTGGTTGGGAGAATGGTGATGAGTTTGTACCAAAGAAAAACACTATTTATTTAGATGGGAAAGAAACATTTAGCTTTACGCCTTGGCGACAAGATTGTGGTTCTTACCGTTTATACAATCCCGCCTCTGGAAATTTTCCTAACGGATTGTCTTCTTCTGATTACAGTAGAGCCAATTGGTGTCCAGGAACCGTAACCAATCCTGTCTTTATTGATTTAGGTAATCTCGAAGCTGGGAATCATTCCCTACAAATTAAGATTCCACAAGGTTTACCTGAGGGAACTAGTTTTAGTTCTTGGAATGTTTCAGGAATATTGATTGGTGAATAG
- a CDS encoding DUF2851 family protein yields MKEDFLHYVWQYKKFDFSNLTTASGDLLTIASVGRYLQQAGPDFFNAQITIGKQKWAGNVEIHIKSSDWYLHHHEKDSHYDNVILHVVWEHNTPVFRRDNTEIPVLELKNFISKEVLTHYLSLISPKSWIYCENQIATIDDFVWQNWKERLYFERLERKSISIEQLLSSNENHWEAVLFCMLAKNFGLNTNGDSFLKMAKAIPFGVIRKECFDVENLEALFYGITDLLLDYHEDRYAKDLKKRFDYISQKHQLKKTIIEPLQFFKHRPDNFPTIRLAQLAMLYHSHQNLFSKIIAVKKLEEMYKLFDVSVSKYWETHYQFDKESPKKKKPFSKSFIDLLLINTIIPFQFAYAKSQGKEISETILEMMQSIKPEQNASIEKFSSYGITTRNAFETQSLLQLKNEYCSHSKCLQCAIGIELLKP; encoded by the coding sequence GTGAAAGAAGATTTTCTTCATTACGTATGGCAATATAAGAAGTTTGACTTTTCAAACCTAACAACTGCGTCTGGAGATTTGTTGACTATAGCAAGTGTTGGTCGTTATTTGCAACAAGCTGGTCCTGATTTTTTTAATGCCCAAATCACCATTGGAAAGCAAAAATGGGCAGGTAATGTTGAAATTCACATAAAATCTTCAGATTGGTATTTGCATCATCATGAAAAAGATTCCCATTATGACAATGTAATTCTTCATGTGGTTTGGGAACACAACACGCCTGTTTTTAGAAGAGACAATACGGAAATTCCTGTTTTGGAACTTAAGAACTTTATTTCTAAAGAGGTTTTGACTCACTATCTTTCCCTGATTTCTCCCAAGTCTTGGATTTATTGTGAAAACCAAATCGCAACTATAGATGATTTTGTTTGGCAAAATTGGAAAGAGCGATTGTACTTTGAAAGATTAGAAAGAAAATCAATTTCGATAGAACAGCTTTTATCCTCAAATGAGAATCATTGGGAAGCTGTTTTGTTTTGTATGTTGGCTAAAAATTTTGGATTGAACACTAATGGAGACTCGTTTTTAAAAATGGCAAAAGCTATTCCTTTTGGTGTCATAAGAAAAGAATGTTTTGATGTAGAAAATTTAGAAGCTTTGTTTTATGGTATAACAGATTTGTTGTTGGATTATCACGAAGATAGGTATGCCAAAGATTTAAAGAAAAGATTTGATTATATTTCTCAAAAGCATCAACTCAAAAAGACAATTATAGAACCACTTCAATTTTTCAAACACCGACCAGATAATTTCCCAACCATCCGCTTAGCGCAATTAGCGATGCTATATCACAGTCATCAAAATTTGTTTTCGAAAATAATAGCTGTAAAAAAACTTGAAGAAATGTATAAGTTATTTGACGTTTCTGTTTCTAAGTATTGGGAAACTCATTATCAATTTGATAAAGAGAGTCCCAAAAAGAAAAAGCCTTTTTCAAAATCATTTATTGATTTATTACTTATTAATACTATAATTCCTTTTCAATTTGCTTATGCTAAAAGTCAAGGCAAAGAAATTTCAGAAACTATTTTGGAAATGATGCAATCTATAAAACCAGAGCAAAATGCTAGTATTGAAAAATTTTCTAGTTACGGAATTACAACAAGGAATGCTTTTGAAACTCAGTCATTGTTGCAATTAAAAAATGAATATTGTTCTCATAGTAAATGTTTGCAGTGTGCTATAGGAATTGAACTTTTAAAGCCTTAA
- a CDS encoding ComEA family DNA-binding protein: MEISNSVIKSVLKYSKSQRIGIMLLFGLIISLQGFSFFYDFGNKQNNHSDQHWLAFQKDIDSVKSQSNNFKRTIYPFNPNFITDFKGYQLGMSVAEIDRLLAYRKQNKYVNSVSEFQAVTKVSDSLLKAISPYFKFPVWVTNKKNTQSAFEKNTFVKPIKIAVLDINKATKEDLMKVYGIGDKISDRILEQKLRLGSFVSMEQMDDIWGLSPEVIQKLKASFAIQSSVTLNKININNASVKELANFPFFRYPLAKDIVVYRTMNGDIKIEDLSKIKGFPVEKIKIIALYLEF, from the coding sequence TTGGAAATTTCTAATTCAGTCATAAAATCTGTTTTAAAATATTCGAAAAGTCAACGAATCGGAATTATGTTGCTTTTTGGATTGATAATTTCGCTCCAAGGGTTTTCCTTTTTTTATGATTTTGGAAACAAACAGAATAATCATTCTGATCAGCATTGGTTGGCATTTCAAAAAGATATTGATAGTGTTAAATCTCAAAGTAATAACTTTAAAAGAACTATTTATCCATTCAATCCCAATTTCATTACTGATTTTAAAGGATACCAGCTTGGTATGTCTGTGGCAGAAATCGATAGATTGCTAGCTTATAGAAAGCAAAATAAATATGTGAATTCGGTGTCAGAGTTTCAAGCGGTTACTAAAGTGTCGGATTCTTTATTAAAAGCAATTTCTCCTTATTTTAAATTTCCAGTTTGGGTAACCAATAAAAAAAATACACAATCAGCTTTTGAAAAAAATACATTTGTAAAGCCTATAAAGATTGCCGTTCTTGATATTAATAAAGCCACTAAGGAAGATTTGATGAAAGTTTATGGGATAGGTGATAAAATATCAGACCGGATTTTAGAACAAAAACTTAGATTAGGGTCTTTTGTTTCGATGGAACAAATGGATGACATTTGGGGATTATCACCTGAAGTCATTCAAAAACTGAAAGCTTCTTTTGCCATTCAATCATCAGTTACTCTCAATAAAATAAATATTAATAATGCTTCGGTCAAAGAGTTAGCCAACTTTCCTTTTTTTAGATACCCATTAGCAAAAGATATTGTGGTTTACAGAACGATGAACGGCGATATAAAAATTGAGGATTTGTCAAAAATTAAAGGATTCCCTGTTGAAAAGATAAAAATAATTGCCTTATATTTGGAATTCTAA